The proteins below are encoded in one region of Streptomyces ficellus:
- the pheS gene encoding phenylalanine--tRNA ligase subunit alpha, protein MSAPNKSYDPVEVEALKPEEIERMRDEALAAFAAAGDLDALHEAKVAQTGPTSPLALANREIGALPPHAKAEAGKRVGQARGAVNKALAARQAELEAERDARVLVEEAVDVTLPHDRTPPGARHPLTTLMERIEDVFVGMGYEVAEGPEVESEWLNFDALNIAVDHPARGEQDTFFVADEKGTSGSGVVLRTHTSPVQVRSLLDREPPLYVICPGRVYRTDELDATHTPVFHQVELLAVDEGLTMADLKGTLDHMVRALFGGEGMKTRLRPNFFPFTEPSAEMDMVCYVCRGESVGNPDRPCRTCSSEGWIELGGCGMVNPKVLTACGVDPEKYSGFAFGFGIERMLMFRHNVEDMRDMVEGDVRFTRPFGMEI, encoded by the coding sequence ATGTCGGCACCGAACAAGTCGTACGACCCAGTCGAGGTCGAGGCACTGAAACCGGAAGAGATCGAGCGCATGCGGGACGAGGCGCTCGCCGCCTTCGCCGCCGCCGGCGACCTCGACGCGCTCCACGAGGCCAAGGTCGCCCAGACCGGCCCCACCTCACCGCTCGCGCTCGCCAACCGGGAGATCGGCGCGCTGCCGCCGCACGCCAAGGCCGAGGCCGGCAAGCGCGTCGGCCAGGCCCGCGGTGCCGTGAACAAGGCCCTGGCCGCCCGCCAGGCCGAGCTGGAGGCGGAGCGCGACGCGCGCGTGCTGGTCGAGGAGGCGGTGGACGTCACCCTGCCCCACGACCGCACCCCGCCCGGCGCCCGCCACCCGCTGACCACCCTCATGGAGCGCATCGAGGACGTCTTCGTCGGGATGGGCTACGAGGTGGCCGAGGGCCCCGAGGTCGAGTCCGAGTGGCTCAACTTCGACGCGCTCAACATCGCCGTCGACCACCCCGCCCGCGGTGAGCAGGACACCTTCTTCGTCGCCGACGAGAAGGGCACGTCCGGCTCCGGTGTCGTGCTGCGCACCCACACCTCGCCCGTCCAGGTCCGCTCCCTGCTGGACCGCGAGCCGCCGCTGTACGTGATCTGCCCCGGCCGCGTGTACCGCACGGACGAGCTGGACGCCACGCACACCCCGGTCTTCCACCAGGTCGAGCTGCTCGCCGTGGACGAGGGCCTCACCATGGCCGACCTCAAGGGCACGCTGGACCACATGGTGCGGGCGCTGTTCGGCGGCGAGGGCATGAAGACCCGGCTCCGGCCGAACTTCTTCCCCTTCACCGAGCCGTCCGCCGAGATGGACATGGTCTGCTACGTGTGCCGCGGCGAGTCCGTCGGCAACCCGGACCGGCCCTGCCGCACCTGCTCCAGCGAGGGCTGGATCGAGCTGGGCGGCTGCGGCATGGTCAACCCCAAGGTGCTGACCGCCTGCGGCGTGGACCCCGAGAAGTACAGCGGATTCGCCTTCGGGTTCGGCATCGAGCGGATGCTGATGTTCCGCCACAACGTCGAAGACATGCGAGACATGGTCGAGGGTGACGTCCGGTTCACCCGGCCGTTCGGGATGGAGATCTGA
- the pheT gene encoding phenylalanine--tRNA ligase subunit beta yields the protein MRVPLSWLREYVDLPATATGRDVQAKLVSAGLEVETVEQLGAGLTGPLVVGKVLTIEELTEFKKPIRFCTVDVGDAGGTSQAEGSGGGTGEPQEIICGARNFAEGDKVVVALPGAVLPGDFRIAERKTYGKVSRGMICSGDELGMGDDGSGGIIVLPPEYEVGIDATELLELYDEVLDIAVTPDRGYCLSMRGVAREAATAYGLPLRDPALLDVPAPNSYGHTVKVADPMGCDRFTARTVVGLDPEARSPIWLRRRLQKAGMRPISLAVDITNYVMLELGQPLHAYDRTRIQGAIGVRRAEQGEKITTLDGVKRVLDAEDLVITDEGGPIGLAGVMGGAHTEIADSVTDPETGEVRGTTEVVIEAAHFDAVAIARTARRHKLSSEASRRFERGVDPQAAAAAAQRTVDLLVLLAGGTAEAGVTEILAPSAPRTVLMRADHPDRVAGVAYGRETVVRRLQEVGCDVYGQDELTVTVPSWRPDLAHPNDLAEEVIRLEGYENLPSTLPQPPSGRGLTARQRLHRRVGRALAGAGYVEAPNYPFVAEQVFDQLALEADDPNRRVVKLVNPLSDEEPAMRTTLLPGLLGALRRNNGRGSHDLALFETGLVFHPAAEAGTAVVLPVDRRPTDEEIARLNAPLPEQPRHAAVVLAGAREQAGWWGKGRPADWADAVEAARTVAREAGAELIVRQGQYGPWHPGRCAELAVVVDGEERTVGYAGELHPRVVKALHLPDRTCAMELDLDTVERASSGALRAPRISTFPVATQDVALVVGRDVPAADVEAALRDGAGELLESVRLFDVFTGEQIGEGRKSLAYALRFRAADRTLTVEEASAARDTAVALAAERTGAVLRGA from the coding sequence ATGCGGGTCCCGCTTTCGTGGCTGCGGGAGTACGTCGACCTGCCGGCGACGGCGACCGGCCGTGACGTACAGGCCAAGCTGGTGTCGGCCGGGCTGGAGGTCGAGACCGTCGAGCAGCTCGGCGCCGGCCTGACGGGCCCGCTCGTGGTGGGCAAGGTCCTCACCATCGAGGAACTGACCGAGTTCAAGAAGCCCATCCGCTTCTGCACCGTCGACGTCGGCGACGCTGGGGGCACCTCCCAGGCCGAAGGCTCTGGGGGAGGCACCGGTGAGCCCCAGGAGATCATCTGCGGCGCCCGGAACTTCGCCGAGGGCGACAAGGTCGTCGTGGCCCTGCCCGGCGCCGTCCTCCCCGGTGACTTCCGGATCGCCGAGCGCAAGACGTACGGCAAGGTCTCGCGCGGCATGATCTGCTCCGGCGACGAGCTCGGCATGGGCGACGACGGCAGCGGAGGCATCATCGTGCTCCCGCCGGAGTACGAGGTCGGCATCGACGCCACCGAGCTGCTGGAGCTGTACGACGAGGTCCTCGACATCGCCGTCACCCCCGACCGGGGCTACTGCCTGTCGATGCGCGGCGTGGCCCGCGAGGCCGCCACCGCCTACGGCCTGCCCCTGCGTGACCCGGCGCTCCTCGACGTGCCCGCGCCCAACTCGTACGGCCACACCGTCAAGGTCGCCGACCCCATGGGCTGCGACCGCTTCACCGCGCGCACCGTCGTCGGCCTCGACCCCGAGGCACGCTCACCGATCTGGCTGCGCCGCCGCCTCCAGAAGGCGGGCATGCGCCCGATCTCGCTCGCCGTCGACATCACCAACTACGTGATGCTGGAGCTGGGCCAGCCGCTGCACGCCTACGACCGCACCCGGATCCAGGGCGCGATCGGCGTCCGCCGCGCCGAGCAGGGCGAGAAGATCACCACCCTCGACGGTGTCAAGCGGGTCCTCGACGCCGAGGACCTGGTCATCACCGACGAGGGCGGCCCCATCGGCCTCGCGGGCGTCATGGGCGGCGCCCACACCGAGATCGCCGACTCCGTCACCGACCCCGAGACGGGCGAGGTGCGCGGCACCACCGAGGTGGTCATCGAGGCGGCCCACTTCGACGCGGTCGCCATCGCCCGCACCGCCCGCCGCCACAAGCTGTCCTCCGAGGCGTCCCGGCGCTTCGAGCGCGGCGTCGACCCCCAGGCCGCCGCCGCAGCGGCGCAGCGCACCGTCGACCTGCTGGTCCTCCTCGCGGGCGGCACCGCCGAGGCCGGGGTCACCGAGATCCTCGCGCCCTCCGCGCCGCGCACCGTCCTGATGCGGGCCGACCACCCCGACCGCGTCGCCGGTGTCGCCTACGGCCGCGAGACCGTCGTACGCCGCCTCCAGGAGGTCGGCTGCGACGTCTACGGGCAGGACGAGCTCACCGTCACCGTCCCGTCCTGGCGCCCCGACCTCGCCCACCCCAACGACCTCGCCGAGGAGGTCATCCGGCTGGAGGGGTACGAGAACCTGCCCTCCACGCTGCCCCAGCCGCCGTCCGGCCGCGGCCTGACCGCCCGCCAGCGGCTGCACCGCCGCGTCGGCCGGGCGCTCGCGGGCGCCGGGTACGTCGAGGCGCCGAACTACCCGTTCGTCGCCGAGCAGGTCTTCGACCAGCTGGCCCTCGAGGCCGACGACCCCAACCGCCGGGTGGTGAAGCTGGTCAACCCGCTCTCCGACGAAGAGCCGGCGATGCGCACCACCCTGCTGCCGGGCCTGCTCGGCGCGCTGCGCCGCAACAACGGCCGCGGCAGCCACGACCTGGCGCTCTTCGAGACCGGGCTGGTCTTCCACCCGGCCGCCGAGGCCGGTACCGCCGTCGTCCTCCCCGTCGACCGGCGCCCGACCGACGAGGAGATCGCCCGGCTCAACGCGCCGCTGCCCGAGCAGCCGCGGCACGCCGCCGTGGTGCTCGCCGGGGCGCGCGAGCAGGCCGGCTGGTGGGGCAAGGGCCGCCCGGCCGACTGGGCCGACGCCGTCGAGGCCGCCCGGACCGTCGCCCGTGAGGCCGGCGCCGAACTGATCGTGCGCCAGGGCCAGTACGGCCCGTGGCACCCCGGTCGCTGCGCCGAGCTCGCGGTCGTGGTGGACGGCGAGGAGCGGACCGTCGGGTACGCGGGCGAGCTGCACCCCCGCGTCGTCAAGGCGCTGCACCTGCCCGACCGGACGTGCGCGATGGAGCTGGACCTCGACACCGTCGAGCGCGCCTCGTCCGGCGCGCTGCGCGCACCGAGGATCTCCACGTTCCCGGTCGCCACCCAGGACGTCGCCCTGGTCGTCGGCCGGGACGTGCCCGCCGCCGACGTCGAGGCCGCGCTGCGCGACGGCGCGGGCGAACTGCTGGAGTCCGTCCGGCTGTTCGACGTCTTCACCGGAGAGCAGATCGGCGAGGGCCGGAAGTCCCTCGCCTACGCGCTGCGCTTCCGCGCCGCCGACCGCACCCTGACCGTCGAGGAGGCGTCGGCCGCCCGTGACACCGCGGTGGCCCTGGCCGCCGAGCGGACCGGCGCGGTGCTGCGCGGCGCCTGA
- a CDS encoding PP2C family protein-serine/threonine phosphatase: MLRTHSWLRRLAPLALPSLWGAVAVLWKLTCPIAQQEGTAARIATSAVFFTVGTGLALGMRCGPAKELKQVKAVARATQQVLLRPPPPRLDGLSLAAAQLSAARGAAVGGDLYEAVATPHGVRIVIGDVRGHGLPALAAAAAVLGSFREAAHDEPALGDVLRRLERALGRHLRERARDEHPAAGGGDPAHPAAEEFVTVLLLEVRADGAVLALNCGHPWPYRLAGTRAEPVAAGEPLPPLGVLPLPAEPAPHRCTTLLPGEALFLHTDGAEDARDTSGRFFRLQDALDRALLGTPVPPEALIHRVHSALLRHTGGRLTDDVALMVVRNDRSRVPAQPADPELRRTRPSPSPR; this comes from the coding sequence ATGCTGCGTACGCATTCCTGGCTTCGTCGCCTTGCCCCGCTGGCGCTCCCCTCGCTCTGGGGCGCCGTCGCCGTCCTGTGGAAACTCACCTGCCCGATCGCCCAGCAGGAGGGCACGGCGGCACGCATCGCCACCAGCGCCGTCTTCTTCACCGTGGGCACCGGCCTGGCCCTGGGCATGCGCTGCGGGCCGGCCAAGGAACTGAAACAGGTCAAAGCCGTCGCCCGGGCCACCCAGCAGGTCCTGCTGCGCCCGCCGCCGCCCCGGCTCGACGGCCTCTCCCTCGCCGCCGCCCAGCTGTCCGCCGCCCGGGGCGCCGCCGTCGGCGGCGATCTGTACGAGGCGGTCGCCACCCCGCACGGGGTGCGGATCGTCATCGGGGACGTACGCGGGCACGGGCTGCCCGCGCTCGCTGCGGCCGCCGCCGTACTGGGCAGCTTCCGCGAGGCCGCGCACGACGAGCCCGCGCTCGGGGACGTCCTGCGACGACTGGAACGGGCGCTCGGGCGGCACCTGCGGGAGCGGGCGCGCGACGAGCACCCCGCGGCGGGCGGAGGGGACCCGGCGCACCCGGCGGCGGAGGAATTCGTCACCGTACTGCTGCTGGAGGTCCGCGCGGACGGGGCCGTGCTCGCCCTCAACTGCGGGCACCCCTGGCCCTACCGGCTGGCCGGCACGCGTGCCGAACCCGTCGCGGCCGGGGAGCCGCTGCCGCCGCTGGGCGTCCTGCCGCTGCCGGCCGAGCCGGCGCCGCACCGGTGCACGACGCTCCTGCCCGGCGAGGCGCTGTTCCTCCACACCGACGGCGCCGAGGACGCGAGGGACACCTCCGGGCGGTTCTTCCGGCTCCAGGACGCGCTGGACCGGGCCCTGCTCGGGACGCCGGTGCCCCCGGAGGCCCTGATCCACCGGGTGCACTCGGCGCTGCTGCGCCACACCGGCGGGCGGCTGACCGACGACGTGGCCCTGATGGTCGTCCGCAACGACCGTTCCCGGGTGCCGGCGCAGCCCGCGGACCCTGAGCTGCGCCGCACCCGCCCTTCACCCTCCCCTCGCTGA
- a CDS encoding transcriptional regulator has protein sequence MQPNTLLDALLDEAGISHAGLAAHVNQAGRARGLSLRYEHTAVARWLKGQRPRGQVPDLICEVLGARLHRPVTLDDIGLGVPGGAAATHGSPLSGFVERATALWRSDEQQRPHILGAPAVTGTPAVMPVWEWENPPEDADVSRDGQTRVSMSDITMLRAARAHYELMYRRAGGIATRARIVGFLNAETAPLLRGRYNDALGRQLHRATGGLVAVAGICAYDSDAHGLAQRYFHQALRLAKASGDRGLGAYVIALLVNQSLFMGEHRQAVAFAEAALRTAGAQITPALAADLHAMQAKAYAHLGDGTGALRCIRRAESEAERIQPVREPDETGYVQPGLVNVQVAEALLSLGDLTGAREHAAAAVRTPAHDRGRVHRLAMLSQIELRQGEADRAAVTASEMAERARGMESQRLRDRLREVREHLVASGCDDAAEAAGLIDGALRVPL, from the coding sequence ATGCAGCCCAACACCCTGCTCGACGCCCTGCTCGACGAGGCGGGCATCTCCCACGCGGGCCTGGCCGCCCACGTCAACCAGGCCGGCCGGGCGAGAGGCCTGTCGCTGCGGTACGAACACACCGCGGTGGCCCGCTGGTTGAAGGGCCAGCGGCCGCGCGGCCAGGTGCCGGACCTGATCTGCGAGGTGCTCGGTGCCCGGCTGCACCGGCCGGTGACCCTCGACGACATCGGGCTCGGCGTCCCCGGCGGGGCGGCCGCGACGCACGGTTCCCCGCTGTCCGGGTTCGTGGAGCGGGCCACCGCGCTGTGGCGCTCCGACGAGCAGCAACGCCCGCACATACTGGGCGCACCGGCGGTGACGGGCACCCCGGCCGTGATGCCCGTCTGGGAGTGGGAGAACCCCCCGGAGGACGCCGACGTCTCGCGCGACGGCCAGACCCGGGTCAGCATGTCCGACATCACCATGCTGCGCGCGGCCCGCGCCCACTACGAGCTGATGTACCGGCGGGCGGGCGGGATCGCCACCCGCGCCCGGATCGTGGGCTTCCTGAACGCCGAGACGGCGCCGCTGCTGCGCGGCCGCTACAACGACGCCCTGGGCCGCCAGTTGCACCGCGCGACGGGAGGGCTGGTGGCGGTCGCCGGGATCTGCGCGTACGACTCGGACGCGCACGGCCTCGCGCAGCGCTACTTCCACCAGGCGCTGCGGCTGGCGAAGGCGAGCGGGGACCGCGGGCTCGGCGCCTATGTGATCGCCCTGCTGGTCAACCAGTCGCTGTTCATGGGGGAGCACCGGCAGGCGGTGGCGTTCGCGGAGGCGGCGCTGCGGACCGCCGGGGCGCAGATCACCCCGGCGCTCGCCGCGGACCTGCACGCGATGCAGGCCAAGGCGTACGCACACCTGGGCGACGGGACCGGGGCGCTGAGATGCATCCGGCGCGCGGAGTCGGAGGCGGAGCGGATCCAGCCGGTGCGCGAGCCGGACGAGACCGGCTACGTCCAGCCGGGGCTGGTCAACGTACAGGTGGCCGAGGCCCTGCTGAGCCTGGGTGACCTGACCGGCGCACGGGAGCACGCCGCCGCGGCGGTGCGCACCCCCGCGCACGACCGGGGGCGGGTGCACCGGCTCGCCATGCTGAGCCAGATCGAGCTGCGGCAGGGCGAGGCGGACCGGGCGGCGGTGACGGCCTCGGAAATGGCCGAGCGGGCGCGGGGGATGGAGTCGCAGCGGCTGCGGGACCGGCTGCGGGAGGTGCGCGAACACCTCGTCGCGAGCGGCTGCGACGACGCGGCGGAAGCGGCCGGCCTCATCGACGGAGCGCTGCGCGTGCCGCTGTGA
- a CDS encoding NUDIX domain-containing protein yields MQWTNLSEQTIYENRWFKVNLADVALPDGRHLDHFLIRLRPVAVATAVNTANEVLMLWRHRFITDSWGWELAAGVVEDGEDIAAAAAREMEEETGWRPGPLHHLLTVEPSNGLTDARHHLYWSEEATYTGHPEDDFESSRREWIPLKLVPDMIARGEVPAANMAAGLLMLHHLRLG; encoded by the coding sequence GTGCAGTGGACGAACCTGAGCGAACAAACCATTTATGAGAACCGCTGGTTCAAGGTCAATCTGGCGGACGTCGCCCTCCCGGACGGCCGGCACCTGGACCACTTCCTCATCCGGCTCCGCCCGGTCGCGGTGGCGACCGCGGTCAACACGGCCAACGAGGTGCTGATGCTGTGGCGGCACCGCTTCATCACCGACAGCTGGGGCTGGGAACTCGCCGCGGGGGTGGTCGAGGACGGCGAGGACATCGCCGCCGCGGCCGCCCGCGAGATGGAGGAGGAGACGGGCTGGCGCCCCGGACCCCTCCACCACCTGCTGACCGTCGAGCCGTCCAACGGCCTGACCGACGCGCGCCACCACCTCTACTGGTCGGAGGAGGCGACCTACACGGGCCACCCCGAGGACGACTTCGAATCGTCCCGCCGGGAGTGGATACCGCTGAAACTCGTCCCCGACATGATCGCGCGCGGAGAGGTCCCGGCCGCCAACATGGCGGCCGGGCTGCTGATGCTGCACCATCTCCGGCTCGGCTGA
- a CDS encoding 3-hydroxybutyryl-CoA dehydrogenase, producing MTDIERVGVVGCGQMGAGIAEVCARSGLEVMVAETTGEALEIGRTRLYNSLSKAAQRGKITEEERDATLARLSFTTDLGEFADRDLVIEAVVENEQVKTEIFQVLDQVVTRQDAILASNTSSIPLVKLAVATSRPDQVIGIHFFNPAPVQQLVELIPALTTSEGTISRSQAVVEKVLGKHAIRAQDRSGFVVNALLIPYLLSAIRMFESGIASREDIDNGMEMGCAHPMGPLKLADLIGLDTVASVADSMYAEYKEPLYAAPPLLQRMVDAGRLGRKTGSGFYPYEV from the coding sequence GTGACCGACATCGAACGCGTCGGAGTGGTGGGCTGCGGCCAGATGGGCGCGGGCATCGCGGAGGTGTGTGCCCGCAGCGGCCTGGAGGTCATGGTCGCCGAGACCACCGGCGAGGCGCTGGAGATCGGCCGTACCCGGCTGTACAACTCGCTCTCCAAGGCCGCCCAGCGGGGCAAGATCACCGAGGAGGAGCGGGACGCGACGCTGGCCCGCCTCAGCTTCACCACCGACCTGGGCGAGTTCGCCGACCGCGACCTGGTCATCGAGGCGGTCGTCGAGAACGAGCAGGTGAAGACGGAGATCTTCCAGGTCCTCGACCAGGTGGTCACCCGCCAGGACGCGATCCTCGCCTCGAACACCTCCTCCATCCCGCTGGTGAAGCTGGCCGTGGCGACGTCCCGCCCCGACCAGGTCATCGGCATCCACTTCTTCAACCCGGCCCCGGTGCAGCAGCTCGTCGAGCTGATCCCGGCGCTGACCACGTCCGAGGGCACCATCAGCCGCTCCCAGGCCGTGGTCGAGAAGGTGCTGGGCAAGCACGCGATCCGCGCCCAGGACAGGTCGGGCTTCGTGGTGAACGCGCTGCTGATCCCGTACCTGCTCTCCGCGATCCGGATGTTCGAGTCGGGGATCGCCAGCCGCGAGGACATCGACAACGGCATGGAGATGGGCTGCGCCCACCCCATGGGCCCGCTCAAGCTCGCCGACCTGATCGGCCTGGACACGGTCGCCTCGGTCGCGGACTCGATGTACGCCGAGTACAAGGAGCCGCTGTACGCCGCTCCCCCGCTGCTCCAGCGCATGGTGGACGCGGGTCGCCTGGGCCGCAAGACCGGCTCGGGTTTCTACCCGTACGAGGTGTGA
- a CDS encoding glycoside hydrolase family 10 protein, which yields MRHIGRRNLAAAAAGVLASLWATTGAGAAPRPDRDSRGHVKDPGEPAGLRGRRGHRGRRAAGKEFRGMWLATVANRDWPSKPGLTADRQRAELLAFLDAAVERRLNAVVFQVRPTADALWPSPYEPWSQYLTGVQGRDPGWDPLGTAVTEAHARGLELHAWFNPYRVANHTDPARLTEGHPARVHPDWVLPYGGKLYYNPGLPQVRGFVQDAMLDAVRRYDVDGVHFDDYFYPYPVAGQAFADDDTFAAHGAGFPDKAAWRRDNIDRLVREMSERIQETRKDVAFGISPFGVWRNAATDPLGSNTRAGVQTYDDLHADTRKWVKEGWIDYVVPQLYWHIGNAAADYAELVPWWDEVARGTGVDLYVGEALYKAGDPAQPAAWQDPTELSRHLTLAGEHPRVGGHVFFSAKEVVTDRIGAMARVVADHYPTAARPPG from the coding sequence ATGCGGCATATCGGCAGAAGGAACCTGGCGGCGGCAGCGGCCGGAGTATTGGCGTCGCTGTGGGCCACGACGGGCGCGGGCGCCGCGCCCCGGCCCGACCGTGACAGCCGTGGGCACGTCAAGGACCCCGGTGAGCCGGCGGGGCTGCGGGGGCGGCGCGGACACCGGGGGAGGAGGGCCGCGGGCAAGGAGTTCCGCGGGATGTGGCTGGCGACCGTGGCCAACCGTGACTGGCCGTCCAAGCCGGGCCTGACCGCCGACCGCCAGCGCGCCGAGCTGCTGGCCTTCCTCGACGCGGCCGTGGAGCGGCGGCTGAACGCGGTGGTGTTCCAGGTGCGGCCAACCGCCGACGCCCTGTGGCCCTCGCCGTACGAGCCGTGGTCGCAGTACCTCACCGGCGTCCAGGGCCGCGACCCCGGCTGGGACCCGCTGGGCACCGCCGTCACCGAGGCCCACGCCCGCGGCCTGGAGCTGCACGCCTGGTTCAACCCCTACCGGGTGGCCAACCACACCGACCCGGCGAGGCTCACCGAAGGCCACCCCGCCCGGGTCCACCCGGACTGGGTCCTGCCCTACGGCGGCAAGCTCTACTACAACCCGGGCCTGCCGCAGGTGCGCGGCTTCGTCCAGGACGCCATGCTCGACGCGGTACGCCGCTACGACGTCGACGGCGTGCACTTCGACGACTACTTCTACCCCTATCCGGTGGCCGGGCAGGCCTTCGCCGACGACGACACCTTCGCCGCACACGGCGCGGGCTTCCCGGACAAGGCGGCGTGGCGGCGGGACAACATCGACCGGCTGGTGCGGGAGATGTCCGAGCGGATCCAGGAGACCCGCAAGGACGTCGCGTTCGGGATCAGCCCCTTCGGTGTGTGGCGCAACGCCGCCACCGACCCGCTCGGCTCGAACACCCGGGCGGGCGTGCAAACCTACGACGACCTGCACGCCGACACCCGGAAATGGGTCAAGGAGGGCTGGATCGACTACGTGGTGCCGCAGCTCTACTGGCACATCGGCAACGCCGCCGCCGACTACGCCGAGCTGGTGCCCTGGTGGGACGAGGTGGCGCGCGGCACGGGCGTGGACCTGTACGTGGGGGAGGCGCTGTACAAGGCCGGCGACCCCGCCCAGCCGGCCGCCTGGCAGGACCCGACGGAGCTGTCACGCCACCTCACCCTGGCGGGCGAGCACCCCCGGGTGGGCGGCCACGTCTTCTTCTCGGCCAAGGAGGTCGTGACGGACCGCATCGGGGCGATGGCCAGGGTCGTGGCCGACCACTACCCGACGGCGGCCCGCCCGCCGGGCTAG
- a CDS encoding DUF1918 domain-containing protein has translation MHATVGDKLLVHGRVVGQHDRTAEVIEVLGPDGTPPYRVRFDDGHETLMSPGPDSVVRHKEPG, from the coding sequence ATGCACGCGACCGTGGGCGACAAGCTGTTGGTGCACGGCAGGGTCGTCGGCCAGCACGACAGGACCGCCGAGGTCATCGAGGTGCTCGGCCCGGACGGCACACCCCCGTACCGCGTCCGCTTCGACGACGGGCACGAGACCCTGATGTCCCCGGGCCCCGACAGCGTCGTACGCCACAAGGAGCCCGGCTAG
- a CDS encoding GNAT family N-acetyltransferase — MDETTTAPDAYEISTDAARLDRARIHHWLSTDAYWAIGRSRDKQDRAIDGSLNFGAYETSTGELVAYARAVTDHATFAWLCDVYVDRGARGKGLGTALARAVRDHFASTGVHRIMLATHDAHEVYRKIGFTSLDVPEHWMALQFQ; from the coding sequence ATGGACGAGACGACGACCGCCCCCGACGCGTACGAGATCTCCACCGACGCCGCCCGCCTCGACCGGGCCCGCATCCACCACTGGCTCTCGACCGACGCGTACTGGGCCATCGGACGCAGCCGCGACAAGCAGGACCGCGCCATCGACGGATCGCTCAACTTCGGCGCCTACGAGACCTCCACCGGCGAACTCGTCGCCTACGCCCGCGCCGTCACCGACCACGCGACCTTCGCCTGGCTCTGCGACGTCTACGTCGACCGCGGGGCCCGCGGCAAGGGGCTCGGCACCGCACTGGCCCGGGCGGTGCGCGACCACTTCGCGTCGACCGGCGTCCACCGCATCATGCTCGCCACGCACGACGCGCACGAGGTGTACCGGAAGATCGGCTTCACGTCGCTGGACGTACCGGAGCACTGGATGGCCCTCCAGTTCCAGTAG
- a CDS encoding methyltransferase, whose product MNRLTTSWGAYELARHPEDPRDRLRAWDAADEYLLGHLAESAPAALAPSAPATGTVVVAGDRWGALATSLAGHHPGRVVQITDSFLAREATRANLARAGLDETSVRLLTTRDTPPERIDVLLVRVPKSLGLLEDQLHRLAPALHPGTLVVGTGMVKEIHTSTLRLFERLIGPTRTSLAVKKARLIFATPDPELPRTAGPWPHRYTLPDDAPAAVAGRTVVNHAGIFCADRLDVGTRFFLQHLPRGLGDARVVDLGCGNGVVGLAVALAEPAARLLFTDESYQAVASAEETFRAGAGPDREAEFLVGDGLADVPAGSVDLVLNNPPFHSHQATTDLTARRMFTGARRALRSGGELWVVGNRHLGYHVTLRRIFGNADVVASDPRFVVLRAVKK is encoded by the coding sequence ATGAACCGTCTGACCACGTCATGGGGCGCGTACGAACTCGCCCGACACCCCGAGGACCCGCGCGACCGACTGCGCGCCTGGGACGCAGCCGACGAGTACCTGCTGGGACACCTGGCCGAGTCCGCGCCCGCCGCCCTCGCGCCCTCCGCCCCCGCCACGGGCACCGTGGTCGTCGCCGGCGACCGGTGGGGCGCCCTGGCCACCTCGCTGGCCGGGCACCACCCCGGCCGGGTCGTCCAGATCACCGACTCGTTCCTGGCCCGCGAGGCGACCCGCGCCAACCTCGCGCGGGCCGGGCTCGACGAGACGTCCGTACGGCTCCTCACCACCAGGGACACCCCGCCGGAGCGCATCGACGTGCTCCTGGTCAGGGTGCCCAAGAGCCTGGGGCTCCTGGAGGACCAGCTGCACCGCCTGGCCCCGGCCCTCCACCCCGGCACGCTCGTCGTGGGCACCGGCATGGTCAAGGAGATCCACACCTCCACGCTGCGGCTCTTCGAGCGTCTCATCGGCCCGACCCGCACGTCCCTCGCCGTGAAGAAGGCCCGGCTCATCTTCGCCACGCCCGACCCGGAGCTCCCGCGCACCGCCGGCCCCTGGCCGCACCGCTACACCCTCCCCGACGACGCCCCGGCCGCCGTCGCGGGCCGCACCGTGGTCAACCACGCCGGCATCTTCTGCGCCGACCGCCTCGACGTCGGCACGCGCTTCTTCCTCCAGCACCTGCCGCGCGGGCTCGGCGACGCCCGGGTCGTCGACCTGGGCTGCGGCAACGGCGTGGTGGGCCTGGCCGTGGCACTCGCCGAACCAGCCGCCCGGCTGCTCTTCACCGACGAGTCCTACCAGGCCGTGGCGTCCGCCGAGGAGACCTTCCGGGCGGGTGCCGGACCGGACCGCGAGGCGGAGTTCCTGGTCGGCGACGGACTCGCGGACGTACCGGCCGGCTCCGTCGACCTCGTCCTGAACAACCCGCCCTTCCACAGCCACCAGGCCACGACCGACCTGACCGCCCGCCGGATGTTCACCGGCGCCCGGCGCGCACTGCGCAGCGGCGGCGAACTGTGGGTCGTCGGCAACCGGCACCTCGGCTACCACGTGACGCTGCGGCGCATCTTCGGCAACGCGGACGTCGTGGCGAGCGACCCGAGGTTCGTGGTCCTGCGGGCCGTGAAGAAGTAG